In Vigna unguiculata cultivar IT97K-499-35 chromosome 3, ASM411807v1, whole genome shotgun sequence, a single genomic region encodes these proteins:
- the LOC114175320 gene encoding uncharacterized protein LOC114175320 isoform X2, which yields MADDLSSFAKDVLLVKSWKSSTFVWRLVVLTLAMVSGVYICSICLKQIGTGTKIRFLEIKVEQKPCPEPNIEPWEIPYVHYPKPKTYSREECACHPVRYFAILSMQRSGSGWFETFLNSHDNISSNGEIFSVKVRRSNMSTITETLDTIYNLDWLSSASKNECTTAVGLKWMLNQHHEQIAEYFRIHGVSLIFLFRRNLLRRMVSVLANEYDKNAKLLNGTHKSHVHSPKEAEVLAKYKPIINSTLLIAQLRQVNDTTTKALEYFKSTRHIILYYEDVVKNRTKLRDVQDFLKVPQMDLKTRQVKIHKGSLSSQIGNWNDVSKVLTGTPFESFIRQDFRR from the exons ATGGCCGATGATCTCTCTTCCTTCGCCAAG GATGTTTTGCTTGTGAAGAGTTGGAAGAGTTCTACGTTTGTGTGGAGGCTAGTTGTGTTGACCCTTGCAATGGTCAGTGGCGTGTATATATGTTCAATTTGTCTGAAGCAGATAGGCACTGGCACTAAGATTCGTTTTCTAGAGATCAAGGTTGAACAAAAGCCGTGCCCAGAACCTAACATTGAACCTTGGGAGATTCCTTATGTGCActaccctaaacccaaaacttACAGCAG GGAGGAATGCGCTTGCCACCCTGTGCGCTATTTTGCTATTCTGTCGATGCAAAGATCTGGGAGTGGATGGTTTGAGACGTTTTTAAACAGTCATGATAACATAAGCTCAAATGGGGAAATTTTTTCGGTTAAGGTGAGAAGGAGCAACATGTCAACAATAACAGAGACGCTGGATACAATTTATAATCTAGACTGGTTAAGTAGTGCTTCAAAAAATGAGTGCACCACTGCTGTTGGCTTGAAGTGGATGCTGAATCAG CATCATGAACAGATTGCCGAGTACTTCAGAATACATGGTGTTTCGCTCATATTTCTCTTCAGAAGGAATCTTTTGCGCCGGATGGTTTCTGTACTTGCAAATGAATATGATAAGAATGCCAAGCTATTAAACGGGACTCACAAATCTCATGTTCATTCACCCAAGGAG GCGGAAGTACTTGCAAAATACAAGCCTATAATCAATTCAACATTACTGATTGCACAACTTAGACAAGTGAATGACACCACCACCAAAGCCTTGGAGTATTTCAAGAGCACCAGGCATATTATCCTGTACTACGAAGACGTGGTAAAAAACCGCACC AAACTAAGGGATGTTCAGGATTTCCTAAAGGTTCCTCAAATGGATTTGAAGACCCGTCAGGTGAAGATACACAAAGGGTCCTTATCTAGCCAAATTGGAAACTGGAACGATGTAAGCAAGGTACTAACAGGAACACCATTCGAGAGTTTCATCCGTCAAGATTTTCGCAGGTAA
- the LOC114175320 gene encoding uncharacterized protein LOC114175320 isoform X1, with product MADDLSSFAKDVLLVKSWKSSTFVWRLVVLTLAMVSGVYICSICLKQIGTGTKIRFLEIKVEQKPCPEPNIEPWEIPYVHYPKPKTYSREECACHPVRYFAILSMQRSGSGWFETFLNSHDNISSNGEIFSVKVRRSNMSTITETLDTIYNLDWLSSASKNECTTAVGLKWMLNQGLMQHHEQIAEYFRIHGVSLIFLFRRNLLRRMVSVLANEYDKNAKLLNGTHKSHVHSPKEAEVLAKYKPIINSTLLIAQLRQVNDTTTKALEYFKSTRHIILYYEDVVKNRTKLRDVQDFLKVPQMDLKTRQVKIHKGSLSSQIGNWNDVSKVLTGTPFESFIRQDFRR from the exons ATGGCCGATGATCTCTCTTCCTTCGCCAAG GATGTTTTGCTTGTGAAGAGTTGGAAGAGTTCTACGTTTGTGTGGAGGCTAGTTGTGTTGACCCTTGCAATGGTCAGTGGCGTGTATATATGTTCAATTTGTCTGAAGCAGATAGGCACTGGCACTAAGATTCGTTTTCTAGAGATCAAGGTTGAACAAAAGCCGTGCCCAGAACCTAACATTGAACCTTGGGAGATTCCTTATGTGCActaccctaaacccaaaacttACAGCAG GGAGGAATGCGCTTGCCACCCTGTGCGCTATTTTGCTATTCTGTCGATGCAAAGATCTGGGAGTGGATGGTTTGAGACGTTTTTAAACAGTCATGATAACATAAGCTCAAATGGGGAAATTTTTTCGGTTAAGGTGAGAAGGAGCAACATGTCAACAATAACAGAGACGCTGGATACAATTTATAATCTAGACTGGTTAAGTAGTGCTTCAAAAAATGAGTGCACCACTGCTGTTGGCTTGAAGTGGATGCTGAATCAG GGATTGATGCAGCATCATGAACAGATTGCCGAGTACTTCAGAATACATGGTGTTTCGCTCATATTTCTCTTCAGAAGGAATCTTTTGCGCCGGATGGTTTCTGTACTTGCAAATGAATATGATAAGAATGCCAAGCTATTAAACGGGACTCACAAATCTCATGTTCATTCACCCAAGGAG GCGGAAGTACTTGCAAAATACAAGCCTATAATCAATTCAACATTACTGATTGCACAACTTAGACAAGTGAATGACACCACCACCAAAGCCTTGGAGTATTTCAAGAGCACCAGGCATATTATCCTGTACTACGAAGACGTGGTAAAAAACCGCACC AAACTAAGGGATGTTCAGGATTTCCTAAAGGTTCCTCAAATGGATTTGAAGACCCGTCAGGTGAAGATACACAAAGGGTCCTTATCTAGCCAAATTGGAAACTGGAACGATGTAAGCAAGGTACTAACAGGAACACCATTCGAGAGTTTCATCCGTCAAGATTTTCGCAGGTAA
- the LOC114175194 gene encoding uncharacterized protein LOC114175194: MAPYEALYGRKFRTIQCWYQDGEAMLVGPELLEQTTKKVRMVAGAYMVMQYELPCVGVVLWVDFTRIGPVAYEIALPPQLANLYPVFHVSQLRKYVFDPSHVLEAEDVQIREDLTIEVPPVALEDSKVEERRRKFICLVKVIWDRRTSDSTWELEEDMRKSHSHLFTW; the protein is encoded by the exons atggcgccatatgaggctctttatggtAGGAAGTTTAGGACCATTCaatgttggtatcaggatggagaagCAATGCTTGTCGGACCTGAGTTGTTGGAACAAACTACTAAGaaagtgaggatg GTTGCTGGTGCTTATATGGTTATGCAGTACGAATTACCCTGTGTTGGTGTGGTTTTGTGGGTTGATTTCAC gaggattggaccagtggcttatgagatagctttgCCCCCTCAGTTGGCAAATCTTTATCCGGTGTTCCACGTgtcacagttgaggaagtatgtcTTTGATCCCTCTCATGTGTTAGAAGCCGAGGATGTGCAGATCAGGGAAGATCTTACCATAGAAGTACCGCCAGTGGCTTTAGAGGATAGCAAAGTTGAGGAGCGCCGAAGAAAATTCATCTGTCTagtcaaagtcatctgggatcggaggacaaGTGACTCTAcgtgggagttagaggaggatatgaggaaatcacacTCGCATCTCTTCACCtggtaa